The following proteins come from a genomic window of Diceros bicornis minor isolate mBicDic1 chromosome 4, mDicBic1.mat.cur, whole genome shotgun sequence:
- the AP4B1 gene encoding AP-4 complex subunit beta-1 isoform X1 has protein sequence MPYLGSEDVVKELKKALCNPHVQADRLRYRNVIQRVIRHMTQGLDMSGVFMEMVKASATVDIVQKKLVYLYMCTYAPLKPDLALLAINTLCKDCSDPNPMVRGLALRSMCSLRMPGVQEYIQQPVLSGLRDKASYVRRVAVLGCAKMHNLHGDSEVDGALVNELYSLLRDQDPIVVVNCLRSLEEILKQEGGVVINKPIAHHLLNRMSKLDQWGQAEVLNFLLRYQPRSEEELFDILNLLDSFLKSSSPGVVMGATKLFLILAKKFPHVQTDVLVQVKGPLLAACSSESRELCFAALCHVRQILRSLPGHFSSHYKKFFCSYSEPHYIKLQKVEVLCELVNDENVQQVLEELRGYCTDVSADFAQAAIFAIGGIARTYTDHCVQILTELLGLRQEHITTAVVQTFRDLVWLCPQCTEAVCQALPGCEENIQDSEGKQALIWLLGVHGERIPNAPYVLEDFVENVKSETFPAVKMELLTALLRLFLSRPAECQDMLGRLLYYCIEEEKDMAVRDRGLFYYRLLLAGIDEVKRILCSPKSDPSLGLLEDQAERPVNSWASDFNTLVPVYGKARWATISKCQRTERRGPELPNTASFATSGPLIPEENKEMVQELPDSGALMLVPNCQLTAEYFEKTWLRLKVAHQQVLPWQGAVHPDTLQMALQVVNIQTIAMSRAGAQPWKAYLSAQDDTGCLFLTELLLEPENLEMQISVKQNEARNETLNSFISVLETVIGTIGEIKS, from the exons ATGCCGTACCTCGGCTCCGAGGACGTGGTGAAGGAGCTGAAGAAGGCTCTGTGTAACCCTCACGTTCAAGCTGATAGGCTGCGCTACCGGAATGTCATCCAGCGAGTGATTAG GCACATGACTCAGGGCTTGGACATGTCTGGTGTTTTCATGGAAATGGTGAAGGCCAGTGCCACTGTAGATATTGTTCAGAAGAAGTTGGTTTACCTGTACATGTGCACGTACGCCCCCCTGAAACCAgatctggctctgctggccaTCAATACACTGTGCAAAGACTGTTCGGACCCCAATCCGATGGTGCGAGGGCTGGCACTACGGAGCATGTGTAGCCTCAG GATGCCTGGTGTGCAGGAATATATCCAACAGCCTGTTCTCAGTGGTCTGCGTGATAAGGCTTCATATGTCAGGAGGGTGGCAGTCCTTGGTTGTGCCAAGATGCATAATCTTCATGGAGACTCTGAAGTGG ATGGTGCCCTGGTAAATGAATTATACAGTTTGCTGCGTGACCAGGATCCAATTGTGGTTGTGAACTGCCTGAGGTCTCTAGAGGAAATTCTGAAACAGGAAGGAGGTGTTGTCATCAATAAACCCATCGCCCACCATCTCTTAAATCG AATGTCAAAACTGGACCAGTGGGGCCAGGCTGAAGTACTGAACTTTCTGCTACGCTACCAACCCCGCAGTGAGGAGGAGCTGTTTGACATTCTCAATCTGTTGGACAGCTTTCTCAAGAGCAGTAGCCCAGGCGTGGTGATGGGAGCCACCAAACTCTTTCTGATCTTGGCAAAAAAATTCCCCCATGTACAAACTGATGTGCTTGTGCAAGTCAAGGGACCTTTGCTGGCTGCCTGTTCTTCAGAGAGCCGCGAGCTCTGTTTTGCTGCCCTCTGTCATGTGCGCCAGATCTTGCGTAGTTTGCCAGGTCACTTTAGCAGCCACTACAAAAAGTTTTTTTGCTCCTACTCAGAGCCCCACTACATCAAGCTACAGAAGGTAGAGGTGCTGTGTGAGCTGGTGAACGATGAGAACGTGCAGCAGGTGCTAGAGGAGCTTCGAGGGTACTGTACTGATGTGTCTGCTGACTTTGCACAGGCTGCCATCTTTGCCATAG GTGGCATTGCCAGAACCTACACAGATCATTGTGTGCAGATTCTAACAGAGTTGCTGGGGCTTCGACAAGAGCACATTACCACAG CAGTGGTGCAAACTTTCCGAGACCTGGTTTGGTTGTGTCCTCAGTGTACGGAAGCTGTGTGTCAGGCCCTGCCAGGCTGTGAGGAGAACATTCAAGATAGTGAG GGGAAGCAGGCACTTATCTGGCTACTTGGTGTCCATGGGGAAAGAATTCCCAATGCTCCTTATGTGTTAGAAGACTTTGTAGAGAATGTGAAGTCAGAGACATTTCCAGCTGTTAAGATGGAACTACTCACTGCACTGCTCCGCCTTTTCCTCTCACGACCTGCTGAGTGCCAGGACATGCTGGGGCGTTTGTTATATTACTGCATAG aggaagaaaaggataTGGCAGTACGGGACCGAGGTCTCTTCTATTATCGCCTCCTCTTAGCTGGCATTGATGAAGTTAAGCGGATCCTGTgtagccctaaatctgaccctTCTCTTGGACTTTTGGAGGATCAGGCAGAAAGACCTGTGAATAGCTGGGCCTCAGACTTCAACACACTGGTGCCAGTATATGGCAAAGCCCGCTGGGCAACCATCTCTAAATGCCAGCGGACAGAGCGTCGTGGCCCAGAGCTTCCTAACACAGCATCCTTTGCCACATCAG GACCCCTGATTCCTGAAGAGAACAAGGAGATGGTACAAGAACTCCCTGATTCTGGAGCCCTCATGTTAGTCCCCAATTGCCAGCTTACTGCTGAATATTTTGAGAAAACTTGGCTTCGCCTCAAAGTTGCTCATCAGCAGGTACTCCCTTGGCAGGGAGCAGTCCATCCTGACACCCTCCAGATGGCCCTGCAAGTAGTGAACATCCAGACCATCGCAATGAGCAGGGCGGGGGCTCAGCCATGGAAAGCCTACCTCAGTGCTCAGGATGATACTGGCTGTCTGTTCCTAACAGAACTGCTGTTGGAGCCCGAGAACTTGGAAATGCAGATCTCTGTGAAACAAAATGAGGCTAGGAATGAAACACtgaacagttttatttctgtGTTAGAAACTGTGATTGGAACAAttggagaaataaaatcataa
- the AP4B1 gene encoding AP-4 complex subunit beta-1 isoform X3, translated as MPYLGSEDVVKELKKALCNPHVQADRLRYRNVIQRVIRHMTQGLDMSGVFMEMVKASATVDIVQKKLVYLYMCTYAPLKPDLALLAINTLCKDCSDPNPMVRGLALRSMCSLRMPGVQEYIQQPVLSGLRDKASYVRRVAVLGCAKMHNLHGDSEVDGALVNELYSLLRDQDPIVVVNCLRSLEEILKQEGGVVINKPIAHHLLNRMSKLDQWGQAEVLNFLLRYQPRKPHYIKLQKVEVLCELVNDENVQQVLEELRGYCTDVSADFAQAAIFAIGGIARTYTDHCVQILTELLGLRQEHITTAVVQTFRDLVWLCPQCTEAVCQALPGCEENIQDSEGKQALIWLLGVHGERIPNAPYVLEDFVENVKSETFPAVKMELLTALLRLFLSRPAECQDMLGRLLYYCIEEEKDMAVRDRGLFYYRLLLAGIDEVKRILCSPKSDPSLGLLEDQAERPVNSWASDFNTLVPVYGKARWATISKCQRTERRGPELPNTASFATSGPLIPEENKEMVQELPDSGALMLVPNCQLTAEYFEKTWLRLKVAHQQVLPWQGAVHPDTLQMALQVVNIQTIAMSRAGAQPWKAYLSAQDDTGCLFLTELLLEPENLEMQISVKQNEARNETLNSFISVLETVIGTIGEIKS; from the exons ATGCCGTACCTCGGCTCCGAGGACGTGGTGAAGGAGCTGAAGAAGGCTCTGTGTAACCCTCACGTTCAAGCTGATAGGCTGCGCTACCGGAATGTCATCCAGCGAGTGATTAG GCACATGACTCAGGGCTTGGACATGTCTGGTGTTTTCATGGAAATGGTGAAGGCCAGTGCCACTGTAGATATTGTTCAGAAGAAGTTGGTTTACCTGTACATGTGCACGTACGCCCCCCTGAAACCAgatctggctctgctggccaTCAATACACTGTGCAAAGACTGTTCGGACCCCAATCCGATGGTGCGAGGGCTGGCACTACGGAGCATGTGTAGCCTCAG GATGCCTGGTGTGCAGGAATATATCCAACAGCCTGTTCTCAGTGGTCTGCGTGATAAGGCTTCATATGTCAGGAGGGTGGCAGTCCTTGGTTGTGCCAAGATGCATAATCTTCATGGAGACTCTGAAGTGG ATGGTGCCCTGGTAAATGAATTATACAGTTTGCTGCGTGACCAGGATCCAATTGTGGTTGTGAACTGCCTGAGGTCTCTAGAGGAAATTCTGAAACAGGAAGGAGGTGTTGTCATCAATAAACCCATCGCCCACCATCTCTTAAATCG AATGTCAAAACTGGACCAGTGGGGCCAGGCTGAAGTACTGAACTTTCTGCTACGCTACCAACCCCGCA AGCCCCACTACATCAAGCTACAGAAGGTAGAGGTGCTGTGTGAGCTGGTGAACGATGAGAACGTGCAGCAGGTGCTAGAGGAGCTTCGAGGGTACTGTACTGATGTGTCTGCTGACTTTGCACAGGCTGCCATCTTTGCCATAG GTGGCATTGCCAGAACCTACACAGATCATTGTGTGCAGATTCTAACAGAGTTGCTGGGGCTTCGACAAGAGCACATTACCACAG CAGTGGTGCAAACTTTCCGAGACCTGGTTTGGTTGTGTCCTCAGTGTACGGAAGCTGTGTGTCAGGCCCTGCCAGGCTGTGAGGAGAACATTCAAGATAGTGAG GGGAAGCAGGCACTTATCTGGCTACTTGGTGTCCATGGGGAAAGAATTCCCAATGCTCCTTATGTGTTAGAAGACTTTGTAGAGAATGTGAAGTCAGAGACATTTCCAGCTGTTAAGATGGAACTACTCACTGCACTGCTCCGCCTTTTCCTCTCACGACCTGCTGAGTGCCAGGACATGCTGGGGCGTTTGTTATATTACTGCATAG aggaagaaaaggataTGGCAGTACGGGACCGAGGTCTCTTCTATTATCGCCTCCTCTTAGCTGGCATTGATGAAGTTAAGCGGATCCTGTgtagccctaaatctgaccctTCTCTTGGACTTTTGGAGGATCAGGCAGAAAGACCTGTGAATAGCTGGGCCTCAGACTTCAACACACTGGTGCCAGTATATGGCAAAGCCCGCTGGGCAACCATCTCTAAATGCCAGCGGACAGAGCGTCGTGGCCCAGAGCTTCCTAACACAGCATCCTTTGCCACATCAG GACCCCTGATTCCTGAAGAGAACAAGGAGATGGTACAAGAACTCCCTGATTCTGGAGCCCTCATGTTAGTCCCCAATTGCCAGCTTACTGCTGAATATTTTGAGAAAACTTGGCTTCGCCTCAAAGTTGCTCATCAGCAGGTACTCCCTTGGCAGGGAGCAGTCCATCCTGACACCCTCCAGATGGCCCTGCAAGTAGTGAACATCCAGACCATCGCAATGAGCAGGGCGGGGGCTCAGCCATGGAAAGCCTACCTCAGTGCTCAGGATGATACTGGCTGTCTGTTCCTAACAGAACTGCTGTTGGAGCCCGAGAACTTGGAAATGCAGATCTCTGTGAAACAAAATGAGGCTAGGAATGAAACACtgaacagttttatttctgtGTTAGAAACTGTGATTGGAACAAttggagaaataaaatcataa
- the AP4B1 gene encoding AP-4 complex subunit beta-1 isoform X2, with the protein MPYLGSEDVVKELKKALCNPHVQADRLRYRNVIQRVIRHMTQGLDMSGVFMEMVKASATVDIVQKKLVYLYMCTYAPLKPDLALLAINTLCKDCSDPNPMVRGLALRSMCSLRMPGVQEYIQQPVLSGLRDKASYVRRVAVLGCAKMHNLHGDSEVDGALVNELYSLLRDQDPIVVVNCLRSLEEILKQEGGVVINKPIAHHLLNRMSKLDQWGQAEVLNFLLRYQPRSEEELFDILNLLDSFLKSSSPGVVMGATKLFLILAKKFPHVQTDVLVQVKGPLLAACSSESRELCFAALCHVRQILRSLPGHFSSHYKKFFCSYSEPHYIKLQKVEVLCELVNDENVQQVLEELRGYCTDVSADFAQAAIFAIGGIARTYTDHCVQILTELLGLRQEHITTVVQTFRDLVWLCPQCTEAVCQALPGCEENIQDSEGKQALIWLLGVHGERIPNAPYVLEDFVENVKSETFPAVKMELLTALLRLFLSRPAECQDMLGRLLYYCIEEEKDMAVRDRGLFYYRLLLAGIDEVKRILCSPKSDPSLGLLEDQAERPVNSWASDFNTLVPVYGKARWATISKCQRTERRGPELPNTASFATSGPLIPEENKEMVQELPDSGALMLVPNCQLTAEYFEKTWLRLKVAHQQVLPWQGAVHPDTLQMALQVVNIQTIAMSRAGAQPWKAYLSAQDDTGCLFLTELLLEPENLEMQISVKQNEARNETLNSFISVLETVIGTIGEIKS; encoded by the exons ATGCCGTACCTCGGCTCCGAGGACGTGGTGAAGGAGCTGAAGAAGGCTCTGTGTAACCCTCACGTTCAAGCTGATAGGCTGCGCTACCGGAATGTCATCCAGCGAGTGATTAG GCACATGACTCAGGGCTTGGACATGTCTGGTGTTTTCATGGAAATGGTGAAGGCCAGTGCCACTGTAGATATTGTTCAGAAGAAGTTGGTTTACCTGTACATGTGCACGTACGCCCCCCTGAAACCAgatctggctctgctggccaTCAATACACTGTGCAAAGACTGTTCGGACCCCAATCCGATGGTGCGAGGGCTGGCACTACGGAGCATGTGTAGCCTCAG GATGCCTGGTGTGCAGGAATATATCCAACAGCCTGTTCTCAGTGGTCTGCGTGATAAGGCTTCATATGTCAGGAGGGTGGCAGTCCTTGGTTGTGCCAAGATGCATAATCTTCATGGAGACTCTGAAGTGG ATGGTGCCCTGGTAAATGAATTATACAGTTTGCTGCGTGACCAGGATCCAATTGTGGTTGTGAACTGCCTGAGGTCTCTAGAGGAAATTCTGAAACAGGAAGGAGGTGTTGTCATCAATAAACCCATCGCCCACCATCTCTTAAATCG AATGTCAAAACTGGACCAGTGGGGCCAGGCTGAAGTACTGAACTTTCTGCTACGCTACCAACCCCGCAGTGAGGAGGAGCTGTTTGACATTCTCAATCTGTTGGACAGCTTTCTCAAGAGCAGTAGCCCAGGCGTGGTGATGGGAGCCACCAAACTCTTTCTGATCTTGGCAAAAAAATTCCCCCATGTACAAACTGATGTGCTTGTGCAAGTCAAGGGACCTTTGCTGGCTGCCTGTTCTTCAGAGAGCCGCGAGCTCTGTTTTGCTGCCCTCTGTCATGTGCGCCAGATCTTGCGTAGTTTGCCAGGTCACTTTAGCAGCCACTACAAAAAGTTTTTTTGCTCCTACTCAGAGCCCCACTACATCAAGCTACAGAAGGTAGAGGTGCTGTGTGAGCTGGTGAACGATGAGAACGTGCAGCAGGTGCTAGAGGAGCTTCGAGGGTACTGTACTGATGTGTCTGCTGACTTTGCACAGGCTGCCATCTTTGCCATAG GTGGCATTGCCAGAACCTACACAGATCATTGTGTGCAGATTCTAACAGAGTTGCTGGGGCTTCGACAAGAGCACATTACCACAG TGGTGCAAACTTTCCGAGACCTGGTTTGGTTGTGTCCTCAGTGTACGGAAGCTGTGTGTCAGGCCCTGCCAGGCTGTGAGGAGAACATTCAAGATAGTGAG GGGAAGCAGGCACTTATCTGGCTACTTGGTGTCCATGGGGAAAGAATTCCCAATGCTCCTTATGTGTTAGAAGACTTTGTAGAGAATGTGAAGTCAGAGACATTTCCAGCTGTTAAGATGGAACTACTCACTGCACTGCTCCGCCTTTTCCTCTCACGACCTGCTGAGTGCCAGGACATGCTGGGGCGTTTGTTATATTACTGCATAG aggaagaaaaggataTGGCAGTACGGGACCGAGGTCTCTTCTATTATCGCCTCCTCTTAGCTGGCATTGATGAAGTTAAGCGGATCCTGTgtagccctaaatctgaccctTCTCTTGGACTTTTGGAGGATCAGGCAGAAAGACCTGTGAATAGCTGGGCCTCAGACTTCAACACACTGGTGCCAGTATATGGCAAAGCCCGCTGGGCAACCATCTCTAAATGCCAGCGGACAGAGCGTCGTGGCCCAGAGCTTCCTAACACAGCATCCTTTGCCACATCAG GACCCCTGATTCCTGAAGAGAACAAGGAGATGGTACAAGAACTCCCTGATTCTGGAGCCCTCATGTTAGTCCCCAATTGCCAGCTTACTGCTGAATATTTTGAGAAAACTTGGCTTCGCCTCAAAGTTGCTCATCAGCAGGTACTCCCTTGGCAGGGAGCAGTCCATCCTGACACCCTCCAGATGGCCCTGCAAGTAGTGAACATCCAGACCATCGCAATGAGCAGGGCGGGGGCTCAGCCATGGAAAGCCTACCTCAGTGCTCAGGATGATACTGGCTGTCTGTTCCTAACAGAACTGCTGTTGGAGCCCGAGAACTTGGAAATGCAGATCTCTGTGAAACAAAATGAGGCTAGGAATGAAACACtgaacagttttatttctgtGTTAGAAACTGTGATTGGAACAAttggagaaataaaatcataa